Proteins encoded by one window of Rariglobus hedericola:
- a CDS encoding response regulator transcription factor, which yields MTAKAVSAGGSVRSFVLIDDTATLRELLKDALTRRFAPCEVRDFVDGKDGLKACIERAPDLLIVDLYLRDTDGRDVIRELRRQGLQLKIIVLTAHPDAGLPAELVGLGVAGFVDKNSPLEQIERAVQRVLEGGMFFSAAVPPPVPTVGSEPDLPRIGAEALSEREKEVVRMVARGFLSKEVADKLGLSTRTVEKHRSRILAKLGLRDVPSLVRWCLRNGLG from the coding sequence ATGACTGCGAAGGCTGTTTCAGCGGGTGGCAGCGTCCGCTCCTTTGTTTTAATCGATGACACCGCCACTCTGCGCGAGCTGCTCAAGGATGCGCTCACCCGGCGATTCGCGCCCTGCGAGGTGCGGGATTTTGTCGATGGCAAGGACGGGCTCAAGGCCTGCATCGAACGCGCCCCCGACCTGTTGATCGTCGATCTCTACCTGCGCGATACTGATGGGCGGGATGTGATTCGCGAACTGAGGCGGCAGGGGTTGCAGTTAAAAATCATCGTGCTCACGGCGCATCCCGATGCGGGCCTGCCCGCGGAGTTGGTGGGACTGGGCGTGGCCGGTTTCGTGGACAAGAATTCCCCGCTGGAGCAGATCGAGCGTGCGGTGCAACGCGTGCTTGAAGGCGGCATGTTTTTCTCGGCGGCGGTGCCGCCACCCGTGCCGACGGTGGGCAGCGAACCGGATCTGCCGCGCATCGGCGCGGAGGCGCTCTCCGAGCGTGAAAAAGAAGTGGTGCGCATGGTGGCGCGCGGATTTTTGTCCAAGGAGGTTGCCGACAAGCTGGGCCTGAGCACGCGGACGGTGGAAAAACACCGGTCGCGCATCCTGGCCAAGCTCGGCCTGCGTGATGTGCCCTCGCTGGTGCGCTGGTGCCTGCGCAACGGGCTCGGTTAA
- a CDS encoding sodium/glutamate symporter, which produces MPVLTLSPWWLLLCAPPVLLLGEAILRRAPWLRRYNIPEPVVGGLVVGLLVLALKISGVVDIRFTTQVTAAWWTWLVTPEIEWVTRPAKGVNMPLLLGFFTCIGLNATWRVVRQGSWQLPLFLGLATVLAVCQNAIGVVLAKLMAQSPLLGLVCGSLSLTGGHGTALGFAHTLEQSGFASAATLGAAAATFGLVFGSLIGGPVATRLIRKHRLGTVTALEATTGHATEEIGLWPNVKALASLGTVAVRHLVLLAVVIKAGAWLSWAMQLAGVVFPAYMGAMITGVVLRNVIDFSGGNWIDSRVVDLIGALLLGVFLAMAMMGLNLSELAGSAGPMLVILSVQVVFIACFTTWVTYRFMGRDYDAAVMAGGHCGFGLGATPNAVANMDALVRRYGGAPRAFVIVPTVGALLIDLTNSLNITWFLNLLK; this is translated from the coding sequence ATGCCAGTTCTCACCCTCAGCCCTTGGTGGCTGCTTCTTTGCGCTCCTCCCGTGCTGCTGCTGGGCGAGGCGATCCTTCGTCGCGCGCCTTGGTTGCGTCGCTATAACATTCCCGAGCCGGTGGTGGGCGGGTTGGTGGTCGGGTTGCTGGTGCTTGCGTTGAAGATCAGTGGCGTGGTGGACATCCGCTTCACCACCCAGGTGACGGCAGCGTGGTGGACCTGGCTGGTGACACCGGAGATCGAGTGGGTCACGAGGCCGGCCAAGGGCGTGAACATGCCGTTGCTGCTGGGGTTTTTCACCTGCATCGGACTCAACGCAACGTGGCGCGTGGTGCGGCAGGGCAGCTGGCAGCTGCCGCTTTTTCTGGGGCTCGCGACAGTCCTGGCGGTTTGCCAGAACGCGATCGGTGTGGTGCTCGCCAAGCTGATGGCGCAATCGCCTCTGCTCGGCCTCGTGTGCGGAAGCCTGAGCCTGACGGGCGGGCATGGCACGGCGCTGGGATTCGCCCATACGCTGGAGCAGTCGGGCTTCGCATCGGCGGCGACGCTGGGTGCCGCGGCGGCAACCTTCGGTCTCGTGTTCGGCAGTCTTATCGGAGGACCGGTGGCGACGCGGTTGATCCGCAAGCATCGGCTGGGCACGGTGACGGCATTGGAAGCGACAACGGGACATGCCACCGAGGAAATTGGCCTGTGGCCCAATGTGAAGGCCTTGGCTTCTCTTGGCACGGTGGCGGTGCGCCATCTGGTGTTGCTGGCGGTTGTGATCAAGGCGGGGGCGTGGCTGAGTTGGGCGATGCAGCTGGCCGGGGTGGTTTTCCCGGCTTACATGGGGGCGATGATCACGGGCGTCGTGTTGCGCAATGTGATCGATTTTTCAGGTGGCAACTGGATCGACAGCCGTGTGGTGGACCTGATCGGTGCGCTGCTGCTGGGCGTTTTTCTGGCGATGGCGATGATGGGGCTGAACCTCTCCGAACTCGCGGGAAGCGCCGGCCCGATGCTGGTGATTTTATCTGTGCAGGTCGTCTTCATCGCGTGTTTCACGACGTGGGTGACGTATCGCTTCATGGGACGTGACTATGATGCCGCGGTGATGGCCGGCGGGCACTGTGGTTTCGGGCTCGGAGCGACCCCGAACGCCGTGGCCAACATGGATGCGCTCGTGCGCCGTTATGGAGGCGCCCCGCGCGCCTTCGTGATCGTGCCCACGGTCGGAGCGCTGCTGATCGATCTGACCAATTCTCTTAATATCACGTGGTTTCTTAATCTTCTCAAATGA